A DNA window from Hordeum vulgare subsp. vulgare chromosome 1H, MorexV3_pseudomolecules_assembly, whole genome shotgun sequence contains the following coding sequences:
- the LOC123417947 gene encoding uncharacterized protein LOC123417947 — MATAASSSRVAAAADHPEDKNDPARPLAVPHPYAHHLAASDVDEAAQTATGWRSTQYLRRKRRCLLCCGGCCVATVVVVGILVLVLALTAFKVKDPRLTMNGVSLTAGPSAANATLTADVSVENPNVASFRFSPSATEVYLGGRTVSVAYVPGGRVGGHGAARMNVTVDILGDRLARALNGTGLVLGQEYSLTTYTEMDGEVKVLGVYRKELEIRMNCSITVEVGGAASVLVPGAGTPAGVHGKGVTCVAHVS, encoded by the coding sequence ATGGCGACCGCCGCTTCGTCGAGCAGAGTCGCCGCGGCGGCGGACCACCCGGAGGACAAGAACGATCCGGCGAGGCCCTTGGCCGTCCCTCACCCGTACGCCCACCACCTGGCCGCCAGCGACGTCGACGAGGCGGCGCAGACGGCGACGGGGTGGCGCTCCACGCAGTACCTCCGGAGGAAGCGCCGGTGCCTGCTCTGCTGCGGCGGCTGCTGCGTGGCCACCGTGGTCGTCGTCGGCATCCTCGTCCTCGTGCTCGCGCTCACCGCGTTCAAGGTCAAGGACCCGCGCCTCACCATGAACGGCGTCTCCCTCACCGCCGGCCCCAGCGCCGCCAACGCCACGCTCACCGCCGACGTCTCGGTCGAGAACCCCAACGTCGCGTCGTTCCGGTTCTCGCCGAGCGCCACGGAGGTGTACCTCGGCGGGCGCACGGTCAGCGTGGCGTACGTGCCcggcggccgcgtcggcggccacgggGCAGCGCGCATGAACGTGACGGTCGATATCCTCGGCGACCGGCTGGCGCGGGCGCTCAACGGCACGGGCCTGGTGCTCGGCCAGGAGTACAGCCTGACGACGTACACGGAGATGGACGGCGAGGTGAAGGTGCTGGGGGTCTACAGGAAGGAGCTCGAGATCAGGATGAACTGCTCCATCACCGTGGAGGTGGGCGGCGCCGCCAGCGTGCTCGTGCCCGGGGCCGGGACTCCGGCCGGCGTGCACGGCAAGGGCGTGACCTGCGTCGCACATGTGAGCTGA
- the LOC123417963 gene encoding RING-H2 finger protein ATL67-like, translated as MSLADALASIGLGYAIAIALGFLVLLAAVLLAFHFCRRRRQGHHHHHHHNQGAQQQQHHHSGRHAAAASSSASSSGHISITVPRFVFVAEDDSPGSSSRGATGSTPVGLDPAVIASYPKAPFARAAAAGDLACSICLCEYRDGEMQRIMPECRHRFHLMCLDAWLRRSASCPVCRSSPIPTPVTTPLNTPLSEIVPLSQYAADRRRHR; from the coding sequence ATGTCCCTCGCCGACGCGCTCGCCTCCATCGGCCTCGGCTACGCCATCGCCATCGCGCTCGGCTTCCTCGTGctcctcgccgccgtcctcctcgccttccacttctgccgccgccgccgccagggccaccaccaccaccaccaccacaaccagggcgcgcagcagcagcagcaccaccactcCGGGCGCCACGCGGCGGCGGCCTCCTCGTCGGCCTCCAGCTCGGGCCACATCTCCATCACCGTGCCGCGCTTCGTGTTCGTCGCCGAGGACGACTCCCCGGGCTCCTCCTCGCGGGGCGCCACCGGGTCCACCCCCGTCGGCCTCGACCCCGCCGTGATCGCCTCCTACCCCAAGGCGCCCTTCGCccgggccgccgccgccggcgacctCGCCTGCTCCATCTGCCTCTGCGAGTACCGCGACGGGGAGATGCAGCGCATCATGCCCGAGTGCCGCCACCGCTTCCACCTCATGTGCCTCGACGCCTGGCTGCGCCGCAGCGCCTCCTGCCCCGTCTGCCGCTCCTCGCCCATCCCCACCCCCGTCACCACCCCGCTCAACACCCCGCTCTCCGAGATCGTCCCGCTCTCCCAGTACGCCGCCGACCGCCGCCGCCACAGGTGA